TTATGCCAAGTACCGATGATATAACAGAGAGAGGAAATCCATTTTTATAAGATCCAAGTACTGCTTGCTCTAACCTTGCTTGACTTCCTTCTTGTCTTCCTTCTTGTCTTCCTTCTTGTCTTTCTATTTGTTTCACTTTCTCTAATGATCCTCCCATTTTCCCTATTGATACTACATCCTCTAATACCTGTCTTGCCTGAGCATACGTTTTAAATCCTGTTTTCTTCATATCTATGGTTATTATGTCTTGAAAATATTGTTCTTGTCTTTCTTTATACTCATCTGTTAAAAATAAAAATTCTTTTATAAAAATAGTTAACCCTATAAGAGTATCATCTATTATTTTTTTGTTTTTTATTATTTCTACAATATGCTCGTTTGCAAGAAGAGATTCTTCTATTGTCTTGCTTTTATTTATGAGCAGAATAAATAAAATAACTATTGCAAAAGGGTTTTCACTTTTTATGAGATCTGTTTCTTGCTGATCCATAACTCTGTAACTTTCATACCGAAAAGAAAGATGAGTATAGTAAGTTTGTTTATAATATATACCAAAGTTTTTTGGATATTTTTTTCCTACAAAAATTGATATACTTTCTAAATTTTCTATGTTGAGTTTCTTTCTAATAAGGTAGTTATAGGTAAACATCCTTTCAGAAAAATCAATGTTGTGAGAACTTTCTATCTCTACGTGAACAAATATATGACTTTCTGAACCATCTTTGAGTATTAGTTTTATAAGTTTGTCAATCCTTTTGTTATCTAAGCCCTTTTCTTTAAATTCTTTCGACAATTCTTGTTCCAAAAATTCTATTTTGTTTATCTTACTCCAATCAACCTCTTGATATACTTTGGGCAAAAAAAACTCTAAAAACTCGGGAAGAAGAAACTCTATTATGTTTTTAAAGCTATTATCATAGTCTAAACGGAATTTTCTTTTATTCATTATATATATTGTAATTCTGAACTCGTTCCCCAAAATCGTTTTTGATACATTTATAATTTTGGATATCTTTGATTATCAATAGGTTAAAAACTCAATATTTTTATGGAGAAAAGAGAGTTTTGAGAGTGGGATCTGTAGTTTGTTATGTATCTTTTGTGAGAAGAGCCGCTCCAAAAACTCCTGCACTATCTCCTAATTTTGGTTTTAGAAAAGGGGTCTCTAATGTAGGATTAAATATATATTTTTTTACTTCCATAACTCCTTCTGAGTAGAGTAAATCAATATTTCCTACTCCCCCACCAATGACAATAGCGTCGGGGTCTACTATATTTATAACCATGGCTACTGCTTTGCCAAAGTAATGTATCATTCTTTCCATAGTAGCGGTAGAATGGGCATCATCTTTACGCTGATATGATTTGTAAATATCGGGAAGTTTTTTCTTTTCTCCCGAAAGAGAGTGGTAGAATTTTTCTAAAGATGGACCTGATAATATTCTTTCTACGCATCCTACTTTTCCACAATAGCAGTTTCCTCCCGATATATCTAAAAAATTATGTCCCCATTCTCCAGCTATTCCATGTTTGCCCGTAGGAACTTTTTGAAACATGACTAATCCTCCTCCTACTCCTGTCCCCATTATGATTCCAAAAACAACTTCTGCTTTTGAAACCTTTTCGGGAACACATCCCCAAAGAGTTTCTGCAATAGCAAAACAATTGGCATCGTTAGCTATTTCTATGGGTAAATGCAGTGCCGATTCTATATCTTTTTTTAAGAATTTTCCATTGAGACAAGTAGTATTCGAATTTTTAAGAGTTTGAGTGCTTGGTTCTAAAGTCCCTGGTGTGCCTATTCCTATTTTGGAAGGTATAAGCCCACTTTCTTTTTTTAAATTATCTACTAAGGTATATATTTGGTGTATGATATGCTCGTATCCTTTTTCTGCCTCTGTGGAAACCCTCATTCTGCATACTACTTCGGGCTTTTCATTTATTTCTTTTATAATAACACCCTCTATTTTTGTTCCTCCTAAATCAATTCCCCAAAGAAAATTCATAGTATATGGTATAGTTTATTGTTTTACTCTTTCGTGGTATGTTCTCGTGCGAGTATCTACTCTAATGATCTCATCCTGCCCAATAAAAAGAGGAACCTTGATAGAGGCACCTGTCTCGGTAGTAGCGGGTTTGAGAACATTAGTCGCAGTATCTCCTCTGATACCTGGTTCCGTATGTGTAATTTTTAAATCTACAAAAAGGGGAAGCTCGCATATAATAGGTTTATCTGTATCTGTATGAATAGTAATTTCCACTTCCTGCCCTTCTTTTAAAAGATCCGAATTGGGTATTTGTGCTTGATTCAATATAAGCTCCTCAAATGTTTTGCTATCCATAAAGTGATAACCGTAATCATCTTGAAAGGTAAACTGATATGCTCTTCGTTCTACTCTGGCGATAGTCACTTTTACACCTGAGTTAAATGTATTGTCTATGACCTTACCACTGGTGATGCTTTTTAATTTTGTGCGAACAAATGCTGGTCCCTTGCCCGGTTTTACATGCAAAAACTCTACGATAGCGTACAAATCATTGTTATATTCTATCACTAATCCATTCTTAAAATCTGCTGTTGATGACATTTTGTATTAAAATAAACGGTGAATATTATTAATTTAATAATTTTTTAAACGCGGTCTCTAAAAAGTAATTTTTATAATTTGAAAATGAGAAGGATATTAAAACTCTTGAACTTATATGTCTTATGTGGTGAGAAATACAATAAACTCTCTCGTTTTACTGATAATAATTTTTTATTTCCCCTTCTACTTCAATTACTTCATTTTTGAGATGGAGTATACCCACGCCTAAGCTTTTGGCTTTTTCTATCACCGTTTCTTCATAGGAAAGCCCCGCAATGAGTAGATAGATATGCTCTCTTAACATACTCCCTCCATATTTTTGAAATAATGGATATTGTTTCTCAAGAAATTTTTCTAAATCTTTATTATTAAAACGATGCTTCGTCTCCACAAGCGCTACGCTATTTGTATTTATTAATACAATATCTATCTCTGTAGCATCGTTTCCAATGTCATTAACAATCTTTATTTTTGTATGCACATAATCAAAATGAATGCCGTTGAGAGTAGGGTTATTTTTTACCCCACTCGCAAACATTTCTTCCACTCCCATCCCGATATTAAACCCTAAATTATCCATAGTAGATTGTAATCTTTTATAACCTTCTTCGTTTCTTCTATGAGCTTCTTCGTTTTTTCTATGAGCTTCTTCGTTTCTTCTATGAGCTTCTTCGTTTNNNNNNNNNNNNNNNNNNNNNNNNNNNNNNNNNNNNNNNNNNNNNNNNNNNNNNNNNNNNNNNNNNNNNNNNNNNNNNNNNNNNNNNNNNNNNNNNNNNNAGCTTCTTCGTTTTTTCTATGAGCTTCTTCGTTTCTTCTATGAGCTTCTTCGTTTCTTCTATGAGCTTCTTCGTTTTCTTTTTTAAGAGTAGCGGTTTGTTCTTCTAATAATTTAATACTTTGTTCTATTTCTTCAATGGTTCTTTTATCTTTCATCATTATTTTTTAATACATAAGGTTTTCTTGTATTTCTTTTTTGTGATGTATTGTTTGTTTTTTTGATTCTTTTTCACAATGATAACACAAAGAAAGATATTTTTCTCAATTGTTGCATTCCAATAGTATTTTTTGCATTCTATTCTTCTATGAAAAGAATAAATTCTGCTTCATCTTTGCAAAACTATTGCTTGCTTGTTGTGTTTTTTACTTCATTGTTCATAACTATTAACAGAGAGGAGTTCAAAAAATCGGTGGGTACTTTATAGGATTTGTCTCACTCATAATGGAGTATACTTTTTCAAAGATCATTTCGGCATTGGGTTTAGAGAAATAATCTCCATCAGAGGCATAAGCTGGTCTATGTTCTTTGGCAGTTATGGTAGCTGGTGGGGCATCTAAAAATTGGTATCCTCCTTGTACTTCTAGTACTTGTTGCATCATAAAAGCAGAAGTTCCGCCAGGGACATCTTCGTCTGCAAAGATAATTTTATTTGTTTTTTGAAGGGATTGGACGATTCTGTGTTGTATATCAAAGGGCAGAAGGGTTTGTATATCGATTATTTCGGCAGAGATATTGTGTTTTTGCAGGAGAGCATCTGCTTCTTCTACTATTTTACACATAGCCCCGTATGTAACTATGGTTATATCGTTTCCTTCTTTTATTATATCGGGGATGCCGAGTGGGAGTGTTATGTTTTCTAAGTTGGTGGGGAGTTTTTCTTTTAATCTGTATCCGTTGAGGCATTCTACCACAATGGCGGGGTCTTCTGATTGGATAAGGGTGTTATAGAATCCGACTGCTCTTGTCATATTTCGGGGGACTATGAGATATATTCCTCGTAGGCTATTCATAATAACGGACATTGGGGATCCGGAATGCCATACTCCTTCTAATCTATGCCCTCGTGAGCGTATGATAAGAGGTGCTTTTTGTCCGCCTCTGGTTCTGTAATGGAGGCAAGCAAGGTCATCGGATAGGGTTTGAATAGCAAACATTATATAGTCTAAATATTGGATTTCGGTAATGGGTTTGAGCCCTCTTATAGCGGCGCCTATTCCTTGTCCGATGATAGTGGTTTCTCTGATGCCCGTATCTGTCACTCTGATTTCTCCGTATTTCTTTTGTAGCCCTGCTAATCCTTGGTTCACATCTCCTAACATTCCTACATCTTCTCCTATTATAAAGAGTCGTGGCTCCCTTTCCAGTGCTTTATCAAAGTTTTTTTGTAAAATAGTTCTTCCATCTACCATCTCACTATCGGGGGAATATTCTGGTGGAACTTCTTTGACAGAAGTAGCAGAAGTTTTTGAGTTACTATAGAGATGGCTGCTGTATTGTTCATTATATTTTTGAAGGAGTTGTTCTTGGTATTTTTTGAGGGTTGTTTTCTCTTCCATAGCTTCGTGTGAGGTGATATAGAATATGCTCTTTAAGGTTCTTATGATGTCTTTTTTTTCAAGAGAAGAAGAGTTTTGCAATGCTTCTAAGAGTGTGAGTATTTGTTCTTTGTGTGAGCTTTGGTTTGCAATAGTATGAATCAGAGGAATGAGGTCTGTGGTATCTTTTTTTATATCGTTTAGGTAGTTATTCCATGCTTTATTTTTACTTTCATAGACGCTTTCCTTTGCTTTTTTTTCTATTGCTAAGAGTTGTTGTTCGGATGCTATTTTGTGTTCTAAAATCCATTCTTTGAATTTTTTATTGCAGTCGTATTCTTTTTCCCATTGTAATCTTTGTGCGTCTTTGTATCTTTCGTGAGCCCCCGATGTAGAATGTCCTTGTGGTTGTGTGAGTTCGCTCACGTGGATAATAGAAGGGATATGTTGCTTTCTTGCAAAATCTTCTGCTTTTTTATATACCTGTATCAGATTTTCATAATCCCAGCCTTTTACCTGAAAGAGTTGGAATCCTTTTTCTGTATCATTTGCTTGAAAACCCATTAAAACTTTGTAAATATCGGACTTAGTGGTATGGTATTTATTAGGAACGGAGATGCCATATTCATCGTCCCATATAGAAATAACGACGGGTAATTGAAGCACTCCCACTGCATTGATGGTTTCCCAAAAATGCCCTTCCGATGTAGAGGCATTTCCTATTGTTCCCCAAACAACTTCGTTTCCGTTATTTGAGAACTTGTGAGTATTGGGAAGTTCTTGGAGTTTTTTATTATTTCTGTAAAGATAGGACGCATATCCTAATCCCGCTATTCTCGGCATTTGTCCCGCAGTGCAAGAAATATCACATACAGAGTTTCTTCTTTCCATTTGAGACATCCATTCTCCGTTCTCGTCCAAAAGTCGAGTAGAAAAATGATTATTCATAAGTCGTCCCGCTGATGCAGGTTCTTTTTCTACGTCTGTATGGGCGTATATTTGGGCAAAAAACTCCTCTTCTGTCAATCCCCCTACGGCGAGTACTAAGGTTTGGTCTCTATAGTATCCCGATCTAAAGTCCCCGTTTTTGAATACTTTTGCCATTGCCACCTGAGTAACCTCTTTGCCATCGCCAAATATTCCAAATTTTGCTCTCCCTGAAAAAACTTCTTTTCTTCCTTGCAAACTCAGCTCTCTACTTTGGCAGACCAAAGCATAATCTCGCAAAACCTCTTCGGTAGAAACCATATTTTTTCCCTCTATTACATTGTTAACTATAACTTTTGACATTGTTTATATTATGGATATACTATAAATGATGTATAACATTATCCATAATCGTTAATTTTTTGTAATTATTGAGTATAATAGAAAAAATTATTACAAATTCCATACAATATAACATATATAATTGCAAATGGCTTTTATATATTTGATTATAAAAGAAAAAATCCCAAAAGGATGAAAATCATTAATATAACTCCGATTACCTTTTCCAAAGTTTGAATCTATGAAACAAGAAATATAATAATAAACTAAACAAACAAATGCTACAAAAAATAATAATCATGTGGGTTCTTATCACTGTTATAGAATATAATGCAGTAGGGCAAATGCTCAGAGGCAAAATTTTTGATGAACAAAAACAGGAGCTTCCTTTTGTAAATGTCTATATGAATCAAAGTACCATTGGGGCTACTTCTAACCAAGAAGGAAACTATGCTTTAGACCTTCCCATAGGAACGCATAAAATAGTGTTTCAATATCTTGGTTATAAAAAAAAACTTATAGAAGTAAATATCATACAAGGTGAGACGGTCTTAGATGTCGCCTTAGAACCCGAGACATATCAGCTCAAAGAGGTTGTGGTAGATGCCCGAGATAAAAATCCTGCCTATAGAATTATTCGGCAGGCAATACAAAAAAAGACATATTACCAAAGAGAAATACTCAATTACACCTGTCAAACCTATATTAAGGGGGTTCAGGGACTTGATAAAACTCCTAAACGTATATTTGGAATAAAAGTACCAATAGATACGGGAATTGCCTACCTGTCTGAGTCGGTATCCGAGCTTTCTTTTACCGCTCCAAATACATACAAAGAAAAAATGCTCTCCAGTAAGGTAAGTGGTTCTGAAAAACGCTTCAGCTGGAATATGGCTCGAGAAATGATGGTAGATTTTTATGAGAATTTTATAGTAGTAGAGCAATTGAATGAGAGAGGATTTATATCTCCGCTTTCTACCAATGCCTTTTTTTATTACGACTATCAGCATATGGGCAGTTTTACTGAAGGGGAGTATCGCATACATAAAATAAAGGTTATTCCCAAGCGAAAAAACGACCCTGCTTTTTCGGGTCATATCTATATTGTGGATGGGGAATGGAGAATTCATAGCGTGGACTTATTGCTTACCAAAGCCAACCAAATAGAATACATAGATAGTATCCGCATAAAACAAACCTTTACATCGGTTCCCGAAGGAGTGTGGGTGCTGTTATCACAAAGGTTTGATTATAGATTAAATATAATGGGCATAGAAGGGAATGGGTATTTTATAGGGGTTTATTCTCATTATAAAATAACTCCCAAATATGCTCCCGTAGCCGCTGTCAATACAAACAAAGTGGTAGATATATCTGCTTCTGCTCCCACGCAATCCAATGCATCTGCACAGAAACAAAAAAAACAGAAAAAAAAAACAAATCCCAAAGAAGTCATGGTATACGAAAAAGATGCCAACAAGCGGGATACAAATTATTGGGCTACTATCCGCCCCATCCCTCTTACCAAAGCAGAAGCCAAAGATTATACCCTCAAAGACAGTATCCGCATTGTAAAAGATTCTAAACCTTATAAAGATTCTATTGATAGAATAAACAATAGGCTCAGTATATCAAAGATATTTTTATTAGGGTATAGATTGAGCAATTCTTATAACAGAAATTACCTCTCCTTTGAGCCAATATTCAATATATTTCAATACAATACTGTGGAAGGGTTTGTAGCAAATATGGATGTTTCTTATACAAAATATTATGAGGACAGAAAGTGGTTTCGTATAGAACCAACAGTGCGTTATGGGTTTTCTTCTCGTAATGTGTATGCAAAAATATCGGGGAGATATGTCTTTAATAGGTTTAATTTTTCCTCTGCAAGAGCATCAGGAGGGTATTTTGTCCAACAATTCAATTCCAATGAACCCATTACTTCCGCAATAAATACGTTTGAATCTCTTCTCGCAAAGAATAATTTTATGAAACTCTATGAAAAGAAATTTGTCCATTTAGAATACGAAAGAGAAATTGCAAACGGTCTCAAACTCAATATAAAAACTGATTGGGAACAAAGGAAATCATTGGAAAACACCTCAAATATCTCTCTTATCAACGATGATAAAAAAACATACACATCTAATATTCCATTCCACGTAGACAGTACACTTGCCCAAGCTATCCCTCAGCATAATGCTCTCTTTTCCTCTCTCCAATTGTCTTACCAACCAGGAGCAACCTATATAATGCGTCCCGATATGAAATTGTATCTAGATAATAAATACCCATCTTTTATCCTTACTTATAAAAAAGGACTAAAAAACATCTTACATTCTACTATTGACTATGATTTTCTCTCCTTTTCTGTCACCCAAAGTATCAACTATAAAATTGTAGGGAAGGGGTATTTGTTTGTAGAATACGGAAGTTTTTTACGAAATAATGCTGTTTTTTTCTCTGATTTTGCGCATTTTAATGGAAATCAATCTA
This genomic window from Chitinophagaceae bacterium contains:
- a CDS encoding ROK family protein — translated: MNFLWGIDLGGTKIEGVIIKEINEKPEVVCRMRVSTEAEKGYEHIIHQIYTLVDNLKKESGLIPSKIGIGTPGTLEPSTQTLKNSNTTCLNGKFLKKDIESALHLPIEIANDANCFAIAETLWGCVPEKVSKAEVVFGIIMGTGVGGGLVMFQKVPTGKHGIAGEWGHNFLDISGGNCYCGKVGCVERILSGPSLEKFYHSLSGEKKKLPDIYKSYQRKDDAHSTATMERMIHYFGKAVAMVINIVDPDAIVIGGGVGNIDLLYSEGVMEVKKYIFNPTLETPFLKPKLGDSAGVFGAALLTKDT
- the efp gene encoding elongation factor P, which translates into the protein MSSTADFKNGLVIEYNNDLYAIVEFLHVKPGKGPAFVRTKLKSITSGKVIDNTFNSGVKVTIARVERRAYQFTFQDDYGYHFMDSKTFEELILNQAQIPNSDLLKEGQEVEITIHTDTDKPIICELPLFVDLKITHTEPGIRGDTATNVLKPATTETGASIKVPLFIGQDEIIRVDTRTRTYHERVKQ
- a CDS encoding thiamine pyrophosphate-dependent enzyme, which gives rise to MSKVIVNNVIEGKNMVSTEEVLRDYALVCQSRELSLQGRKEVFSGRAKFGIFGDGKEVTQVAMAKVFKNGDFRSGYYRDQTLVLAVGGLTEEEFFAQIYAHTDVEKEPASAGRLMNNHFSTRLLDENGEWMSQMERRNSVCDISCTAGQMPRIAGLGYASYLYRNNKKLQELPNTHKFSNNGNEVVWGTIGNASTSEGHFWETINAVGVLQLPVVISIWDDEYGISVPNKYHTTKSDIYKVLMGFQANDTEKGFQLFQVKGWDYENLIQVYKKAEDFARKQHIPSIIHVSELTQPQGHSTSGAHERYKDAQRLQWEKEYDCNKKFKEWILEHKIASEQQLLAIEKKAKESVYESKNKAWNNYLNDIKKDTTDLIPLIHTIANQSSHKEQILTLLEALQNSSSLEKKDIIRTLKSIFYITSHEAMEEKTTLKKYQEQLLQKYNEQYSSHLYSNSKTSATSVKEVPPEYSPDSEMVDGRTILQKNFDKALEREPRLFIIGEDVGMLGDVNQGLAGLQKKYGEIRVTDTGIRETTIIGQGIGAAIRGLKPITEIQYLDYIMFAIQTLSDDLACLHYRTRGGQKAPLIIRSRGHRLEGVWHSGSPMSVIMNSLRGIYLIVPRNMTRAVGFYNTLIQSEDPAIVVECLNGYRLKEKLPTNLENITLPLGIPDIIKEGNDITIVTYGAMCKIVEEADALLQKHNISAEIIDIQTLLPFDIQHRIVQSLQKTNKIIFADEDVPGGTSAFMMQQVLEVQGGYQFLDAPPATITAKEHRPAYASDGDYFSKPNAEMIFEKVYSIMSETNPIKYPPIF
- a CDS encoding DUF5686 and carboxypeptidase regulatory-like domain-containing protein; its protein translation is MLQKIIIMWVLITVIEYNAVGQMLRGKIFDEQKQELPFVNVYMNQSTIGATSNQEGNYALDLPIGTHKIVFQYLGYKKKLIEVNIIQGETVLDVALEPETYQLKEVVVDARDKNPAYRIIRQAIQKKTYYQREILNYTCQTYIKGVQGLDKTPKRIFGIKVPIDTGIAYLSESVSELSFTAPNTYKEKMLSSKVSGSEKRFSWNMAREMMVDFYENFIVVEQLNERGFISPLSTNAFFYYDYQHMGSFTEGEYRIHKIKVIPKRKNDPAFSGHIYIVDGEWRIHSVDLLLTKANQIEYIDSIRIKQTFTSVPEGVWVLLSQRFDYRLNIMGIEGNGYFIGVYSHYKITPKYAPVAAVNTNKVVDISASAPTQSNASAQKQKKQKKKTNPKEVMVYEKDANKRDTNYWATIRPIPLTKAEAKDYTLKDSIRIVKDSKPYKDSIDRINNRLSISKIFLLGYRLSNSYNRNYLSFEPIFNIFQYNTVEGFVANMDVSYTKYYEDRKWFRIEPTVRYGFSSRNVYAKISGRYVFNRFNFSSARASGGYFVQQFNSNEPITSAINTFESLLAKNNFMKLYEKKFVHLEYEREIANGLKLNIKTDWEQRKSLENTSNISLINDDKKTYTSNIPFHVDSTLAQAIPQHNALFSSLQLSYQPGATYIMRPDMKLYLDNKYPSFILTYKKGLKNILHSTIDYDFLSFSVTQSINYKIVGKGYLFVEYGSFLRNNAVFFSDFAHFNGNQSIAAIFENENYQLLDYYRYSTNKEYLQIHYSHHFNGFITNAIPLIKKTKVQLTGTFAYLYTPYIHDYVEMGLGLEHIFKFLRVDYFFNYYEGTLQQHGVRIGFGF